A stretch of Herpetosiphon gulosus DNA encodes these proteins:
- a CDS encoding RecX family transcriptional regulator — protein sequence MPTGTITMLEIQQRDHERVNLYIDSVFALGISLRTLEQQGLYKGKVLSEADWQAIAKAEEIDKAYNAALVFLAARPRSSQEIRTRLRQREFPNEHIDLAIEKLAQLGLVNDEAFARFWVENRQQHRPKGARVIQAELSQKGVKRELISEVLNELTDQNEEQARAFTVARTALRRYANEPTKMAFSRKMAGLLQRRGFGFDTIKPVLDQLWQELQSNSESDETETDDID from the coding sequence ATGCCAACAGGAACCATCACCATGCTCGAAATTCAACAGCGCGATCATGAACGGGTCAATTTGTATATCGATTCGGTGTTTGCCTTGGGTATTAGCTTGCGCACATTGGAACAGCAAGGGTTATACAAAGGCAAGGTGCTGAGTGAAGCCGATTGGCAAGCCATCGCCAAGGCTGAAGAGATCGATAAAGCCTACAATGCCGCCTTAGTTTTTCTGGCGGCTCGGCCACGCTCTAGCCAAGAAATTCGCACGCGCTTGCGCCAACGTGAATTTCCTAATGAACATATCGATTTGGCAATTGAAAAATTGGCTCAACTTGGCTTGGTTAATGATGAGGCTTTTGCACGGTTTTGGGTCGAAAATCGCCAACAGCATCGGCCTAAGGGAGCCAGAGTAATTCAAGCAGAGCTGAGTCAAAAAGGGGTCAAACGCGAATTAATTAGCGAAGTGTTGAATGAATTAACTGATCAGAATGAAGAACAAGCACGAGCTTTCACCGTTGCGCGTACTGCCTTGCGGCGCTATGCCAACGAACCAACTAAAATGGCGTTTAGCCGCAAAATGGCGGGCTTACTGCAACGGCGCGGTTTTGGCTTCGACACAATCAAACCTGTGCTTGATCAACTTTGGCAAGAGCTGCAATCAAATAGCGAATCGGATGAAACTGAAACGGACGACATTGATTAA
- the asd gene encoding aspartate-semialdehyde dehydrogenase: protein MKKIPVGVLGATGMVGQRFLSLLIDHPYFEVTLVAASERSAGKTLSEAGRWMIGGEMPSQFAKMTVQPVDQVGDVGLVFSALPSDAAGPTEIAWAKSGALVFSNAGAHRRDPLVPLLVPEVNPDHVNLLELQRQHYGWSGGILTNPNCTTTHAVLPMRALHDAFGLTKVLLVSMQAISGAGYPGVPSLDIIDNVVPLIKGEEEKVEWEPRKLLGTLGAQGVEEAQITISAHCNRVAVIDGHTECLSLAFERPPGDEAELIAALREFKAEPQTLNLPSAPTHPILVTELADGPQPRRDRDAERGMATTVGRVRRCPILDYKLVLLGHNTLRGAAGGSLLNAELMVAKGLIKA from the coding sequence ATGAAGAAGATTCCTGTTGGTGTGCTAGGCGCAACAGGGATGGTTGGACAACGCTTTTTGAGTTTGTTGATCGATCACCCCTATTTTGAAGTAACGCTAGTTGCCGCTTCGGAGCGTTCGGCTGGTAAGACCTTGTCCGAAGCTGGCCGCTGGATGATCGGCGGCGAAATGCCTAGCCAATTTGCCAAGATGACCGTCCAGCCCGTTGATCAGGTTGGCGATGTTGGCTTAGTGTTCAGTGCCTTGCCCAGTGATGCTGCTGGCCCGACCGAAATTGCTTGGGCCAAATCAGGCGCGTTGGTTTTTTCAAATGCTGGCGCACATCGCCGCGATCCACTTGTGCCGCTGTTAGTGCCCGAAGTCAACCCTGACCATGTGAATTTGTTGGAACTGCAACGCCAACATTATGGTTGGAGTGGCGGGATTTTGACCAACCCCAACTGTACAACCACCCACGCTGTGTTGCCAATGCGAGCTTTGCACGATGCCTTTGGCCTCACCAAGGTTTTGCTGGTGAGTATGCAAGCAATTTCAGGCGCAGGCTATCCAGGCGTGCCAAGCCTCGATATTATTGATAATGTTGTGCCGTTGATCAAAGGTGAAGAAGAAAAAGTTGAGTGGGAGCCACGCAAGCTTTTGGGCACACTTGGCGCTCAGGGCGTGGAAGAAGCCCAGATCACGATTAGCGCTCATTGTAATCGGGTGGCGGTTATCGATGGGCATACCGAGTGTTTATCGTTGGCCTTTGAGCGCCCGCCCGGCGATGAAGCCGAATTGATCGCGGCCTTGCGTGAGTTTAAGGCCGAACCACAAACGCTCAATTTGCCAAGCGCTCCAACCCACCCAATTTTGGTAACTGAATTGGCCGATGGCCCACAGCCACGCCGTGATCGCGATGCCGAACGCGGCATGGCTACCACCGTTGGGCGCGTTCGCCGTTGCCCAATTCTTGATTACAAATTAGTTTTGCTGGGACACAACACCTTGCGCGGAGCCGCTGGGGGTTCGTTGCTCAATGCCGAATTAATGGTTGCTAAGGGCTTGATCAAGGCTTAA
- a CDS encoding CHAT domain-containing protein, whose amino-acid sequence MTTAWLTQWLAKQRLNPQYQQGATLHQALQLVLYDWLPAVFEGLEQQAKANCWPDQGFSQRITASAKQLALWHGNPQRYCALQQQQTNLPLQLPSIWQADQPTLNAKQIDALRSFCSSVSSDPRSASWTICVADEAELYACELHAHALFGDIAALWQPIIQGLAKLNELEAVISLILLERDLADYAGIIASFKRAQQAHPKAAEQLVPWLDDQLKPTLIDDLRAMLEAVLLAYRLHNTDDQALLEALQQAIRALTPVEVAPDEGKGEEAPAPAPQRGVPLPAVNLPMPNILRFATPKNLLLQQLKTHWQALLAGVLIDEQIGARHRVVLQWWLAWTEHQLFNVAQAQALLAEIPSPTAPLGLLTEALRGELAFLAGQPELAQHCFATTLATSQQLLAEPNFASHTSQNQAFGGLLAQWQGNSLVMLGDYAAAEQCYVKLVNLLAADDCEGQCLAAINRGNIAFVRNNLLDHRGYVSYDKTEQVLLRGDKPPEHFLGLKYTKHRQALVQAQQAYAEALILAEQEPNLAQYRSLIIANQANIAWLQANLVLEAGWFSSELAASLQDLGEPAQLYQQALTLLQQALALLNQTTADRVMQAVLFANISEVQLLLKQPAEALSAAQNCLKALNLSDLNPQAALKQAQMRGVLIPDAGWRVWLTMARAYEALNDLPKAQQAYANACELVQMLRNNVQQSDWQMAALQDKFQVFECAMHFHFNHSNDRSSLLQLSESLRAHGFEQLLEASQIDRERELSPELKQQRLALAAALAARSMAIRLAMQQPAGDDLVKLLNDQRAAFADWQALQSSIAQALESQNQELQPQLVTWPSLQTALTERPNTVILSFTIGSEWSYLLYANGQQLQAFELACRAKIEYAVARLIWYAQRGAARWQEFVRANRHVVECLLGPLWAAGQKEQLRGKQLIIIPDGILYYLPFDLLFFDDPVDANQQPLDPATYRQKAPNQATPEQICRDLVPFYWLNHATISTAQSISLWLQLQQQTATPAPNLALGVYNINYQTNVPSVYPGHIYAQELLISYNDLSQTSVLSKVLGDLAEHGTTLQLTAWQADHTPYQAEFQSNEANFKRILTEQAIRYIIFAGHGVFNDKYPQFSGLVFNLAAPDCSSDQSGQDGFLGIHDLFELRMPNTELIFLAACQGGLGLISRGEGINGLTRALMFRGSPTIIASLWSVDVLATMDLVEAYFELLSQQPSADKAEILTKAKQKMLAQPDKPHLVHPFYWAAFIPIGKR is encoded by the coding sequence ATGACCACAGCTTGGTTGACTCAATGGCTGGCCAAACAACGCTTAAATCCTCAATATCAGCAAGGAGCAACGTTGCACCAAGCTTTGCAATTGGTGCTCTACGATTGGCTTCCAGCGGTATTTGAGGGTTTGGAGCAACAAGCTAAAGCCAATTGTTGGCCCGATCAGGGTTTTAGTCAACGCATAACTGCGAGCGCCAAGCAACTGGCACTCTGGCATGGCAATCCACAACGTTATTGCGCATTGCAGCAACAGCAAACCAACCTACCTTTGCAACTTCCCAGCATCTGGCAAGCCGACCAGCCAACCCTAAACGCCAAACAAATCGATGCTTTGCGCTCGTTTTGTAGCAGTGTGAGCAGCGATCCACGCTCGGCAAGCTGGACGATTTGCGTTGCCGATGAGGCTGAATTGTATGCTTGCGAGTTGCATGCCCATGCCCTGTTTGGCGATATTGCCGCACTTTGGCAGCCAATAATTCAAGGTTTGGCCAAACTGAATGAACTTGAAGCAGTGATTAGTTTGATTTTGCTTGAACGCGATTTGGCTGATTATGCTGGGATTATTGCGAGTTTCAAGCGTGCCCAACAGGCGCATCCTAAGGCCGCCGAGCAGCTAGTGCCTTGGCTCGACGATCAACTAAAACCAACCTTGATCGATGATTTGCGGGCAATGCTTGAGGCGGTTTTGCTGGCTTATCGGCTACATAACACTGATGATCAAGCCTTGCTTGAAGCACTTCAGCAGGCAATTAGGGCTTTAACGCCAGTCGAAGTTGCTCCCGACGAAGGTAAAGGTGAGGAAGCGCCTGCGCCAGCTCCGCAACGTGGCGTTCCGTTGCCAGCAGTTAATTTGCCAATGCCGAATATTTTGCGCTTTGCTACGCCCAAAAATTTACTTTTGCAGCAACTAAAAACCCATTGGCAGGCCTTGTTGGCAGGGGTTTTGATCGATGAGCAGATTGGGGCACGCCATCGGGTAGTACTGCAATGGTGGCTGGCTTGGACTGAACATCAATTATTTAACGTGGCTCAAGCCCAAGCGTTGCTCGCCGAAATTCCCAGCCCAACTGCGCCATTAGGTTTATTGACCGAGGCCTTGCGTGGCGAATTGGCTTTTTTAGCAGGCCAACCTGAATTAGCCCAACACTGTTTTGCCACAACCCTTGCAACCAGTCAGCAATTACTGGCCGAGCCAAATTTTGCCAGTCACACCAGCCAAAATCAGGCTTTTGGTGGCTTATTGGCCCAATGGCAGGGCAATAGTTTGGTGATGCTGGGCGATTACGCGGCAGCTGAACAATGCTATGTCAAGCTCGTCAATTTGTTGGCCGCTGATGATTGTGAAGGCCAGTGTTTAGCAGCGATCAATCGTGGCAATATCGCTTTTGTACGCAACAATTTGCTTGATCATCGTGGCTATGTCAGCTACGACAAAACTGAGCAAGTGTTGTTGCGCGGCGATAAACCACCTGAACATTTTCTAGGGCTGAAATATACCAAGCATCGCCAAGCCCTTGTTCAAGCGCAACAAGCCTATGCCGAAGCATTAATTTTGGCTGAACAAGAGCCAAATTTGGCCCAATATCGCAGCTTGATCATCGCCAATCAAGCCAATATTGCTTGGCTCCAAGCCAATTTGGTGCTTGAGGCTGGTTGGTTTTCTAGCGAGTTGGCGGCAAGCTTGCAGGATTTAGGGGAGCCAGCCCAGCTTTATCAACAAGCCTTGACCTTGTTGCAACAAGCCTTGGCGCTGCTCAACCAAACCACGGCGGATCGGGTGATGCAGGCGGTGTTGTTTGCCAATATCAGCGAAGTGCAATTGTTGCTGAAGCAGCCAGCCGAGGCCTTGAGTGCCGCCCAAAATTGCTTGAAAGCGCTGAATCTGAGTGATCTTAATCCTCAAGCGGCCTTGAAACAAGCCCAAATGCGCGGCGTGTTGATTCCCGATGCTGGCTGGCGGGTTTGGTTGACCATGGCACGAGCCTACGAAGCACTCAATGATCTGCCCAAAGCCCAACAAGCCTATGCCAATGCCTGCGAATTGGTGCAAATGTTACGTAATAATGTACAGCAAAGCGATTGGCAAATGGCCGCGCTGCAAGATAAATTTCAGGTGTTCGAATGCGCCATGCATTTTCATTTCAACCATTCCAACGATCGTAGCAGCTTATTGCAATTGAGTGAAAGCCTGCGTGCCCATGGCTTTGAACAACTGCTTGAGGCTAGCCAAATTGATCGTGAGCGTGAACTTAGCCCTGAGTTAAAGCAGCAACGACTAGCCCTGGCCGCCGCGTTGGCCGCGCGAAGTATGGCGATTCGCTTGGCGATGCAACAGCCCGCTGGCGATGATCTAGTTAAATTATTGAACGATCAGCGTGCCGCATTTGCCGATTGGCAAGCACTTCAAAGCAGCATTGCCCAAGCCTTGGAAAGCCAAAATCAAGAACTCCAGCCGCAGCTAGTAACCTGGCCAAGCTTGCAAACAGCCTTGACCGAACGACCCAACACGGTGATTTTGAGCTTTACGATTGGCAGCGAATGGAGCTATTTGCTGTATGCCAATGGTCAGCAGCTACAAGCATTTGAGCTAGCCTGCCGCGCCAAAATTGAATATGCTGTGGCCCGCTTGATTTGGTATGCTCAGCGTGGGGCTGCTCGTTGGCAAGAATTTGTTCGAGCCAATCGCCATGTCGTTGAGTGTTTGCTTGGGCCACTATGGGCAGCGGGGCAAAAAGAGCAACTGCGCGGCAAACAATTAATCATCATTCCAGATGGAATTTTGTATTATTTGCCCTTTGATTTACTGTTTTTTGATGATCCCGTTGATGCCAATCAACAGCCGCTTGATCCAGCGACCTATCGCCAAAAAGCCCCTAACCAAGCTACGCCTGAGCAAATTTGCCGTGATCTTGTGCCATTTTATTGGCTGAATCACGCCACAATTTCCACTGCCCAATCGATTAGCCTTTGGCTGCAACTTCAGCAACAAACAGCAACGCCAGCGCCAAATTTGGCGCTAGGCGTTTACAACATCAACTACCAAACCAATGTGCCCAGCGTCTATCCAGGCCATATTTACGCCCAAGAATTGCTGATTAGCTACAACGATTTGAGCCAAACTAGTGTGCTCAGTAAGGTATTAGGCGATTTGGCTGAGCATGGAACCACCTTGCAACTAACCGCTTGGCAAGCAGATCACACGCCCTATCAAGCTGAATTTCAATCCAACGAAGCTAATTTCAAGCGAATTTTGACTGAGCAGGCCATTCGCTACATCATTTTTGCAGGCCATGGCGTGTTCAACGATAAATATCCGCAATTTTCGGGCTTGGTGTTTAATTTGGCAGCGCCTGATTGCAGTAGCGATCAGAGCGGGCAAGATGGATTTTTGGGCATTCATGACCTTTTTGAATTACGCATGCCCAATACCGAATTGATTTTTTTGGCAGCATGCCAAGGTGGTTTGGGCCTAATTTCACGTGGCGAGGGCATCAATGGTCTGACTCGCGCCTTGATGTTTCGCGGTAGTCCGACAATTATTGCTAGTTTGTGGTCGGTTGATGTGTTGGCAACCATGGATTTAGTTGAGGCTTATTTTGAGTTGCTGAGCCAACAACCAAGCGCTGATAAAGCCGAAATCTTGACCAAGGCTAAGCAAAAAATGCTGGCCCAGCCTGATAAACCGCATTTAGTCCATCCATTTTATTGGGCCGCTTTTATTCCGATTGGAAAACGCTAG
- a CDS encoding STAS domain-containing protein yields MLSRWRLWFAQLPQTNLIERRQSRAFQAIVLGLFGIAIVGVLSSAVIFLIFPATPDTFKQLLMAMGAYSTMGIGAAIALQQLRRNHLQRAAMIVSASIQLMLLIGYAVVGILRENSTYGFVFFTIPLIISALLNNRKVLILNAITSIVIVASIGILESAGILQPIDMIENFWVIFVTMTIAIVSQALLVERFGSSLHMEIYNLLQREDESQQLQHLLEQKVTERNQRLQQALNDLAQREKILQKALNELQTSQTIVAQLNIPVIPVLPRVLIAPLIGEMTAEHAQTLRHDIFAAIERSSAHTIILDITGVSLIDRVVAETIIQIAKTGQLLGTKTILVGLRPEVATALVSLDMQANLVKNYLTLEKAIQSLLQTHVRRAA; encoded by the coding sequence ATGCTGAGCCGCTGGCGCTTATGGTTTGCCCAATTACCACAAACCAACCTGATTGAACGCCGCCAATCCCGTGCATTCCAAGCGATTGTGCTGGGTTTATTTGGAATTGCGATCGTTGGAGTGCTCAGTTCAGCGGTTATTTTTTTGATTTTTCCTGCCACCCCCGATACCTTCAAACAACTGCTCATGGCGATGGGTGCTTATTCAACCATGGGCATCGGTGCGGCGATTGCGCTCCAGCAGCTACGCCGTAATCATTTGCAACGAGCGGCAATGATTGTGAGTGCTAGCATTCAATTGATGTTACTGATAGGCTATGCGGTCGTTGGGATTTTACGTGAAAATAGCACCTATGGTTTTGTCTTTTTTACGATTCCTTTAATTATCAGTGCGCTACTGAATAATCGAAAAGTCTTGATTTTGAATGCAATTACCTCAATTGTAATTGTAGCTTCAATTGGTATACTTGAATCGGCTGGCATTTTACAACCAATCGATATGATCGAAAATTTTTGGGTTATTTTTGTGACGATGACGATTGCAATTGTCAGCCAAGCCTTATTAGTTGAACGATTTGGCAGTAGCTTGCACATGGAGATTTACAATTTACTCCAGCGTGAAGATGAATCACAGCAATTACAGCATCTATTAGAGCAAAAAGTTACCGAACGCAACCAGCGACTCCAACAAGCACTGAATGATTTAGCACAACGTGAGAAAATTCTCCAGAAAGCTCTCAACGAATTACAAACCAGTCAAACGATTGTGGCTCAATTAAATATTCCAGTTATTCCAGTTTTGCCACGGGTGTTAATTGCGCCCTTGATTGGCGAAATGACCGCTGAGCATGCACAAACTTTACGCCACGATATTTTTGCAGCAATCGAACGTTCGAGTGCCCATACGATCATTTTGGATATTACGGGAGTTTCATTAATTGATCGAGTTGTAGCCGAAACAATTATTCAAATTGCCAAAACTGGCCAATTGCTTGGCACAAAAACAATTTTGGTTGGCTTGCGTCCTGAAGTTGCCACAGCCTTAGTTTCGCTTGATATGCAAGCAAATTTGGTAAAAAATTATCTGACGCTCGAAAAAGCCATTCAGTCACTGCTCCAAACCCATGTGCGGCGAGCAGCTTAA
- a CDS encoding CpsB/CapC family capsule biosynthesis tyrosine phosphatase, giving the protein MYDLHCHILPGIDDGPADWSGSLAIARALVAEGVTCVAATPHGPGSSQSRIYLPSRLRDLVVQLREYLQRAKLGLQVVLGTEMVVASDLTERLRQGDLLGYGTSRAVLLETPAHIVIEHLQRSIFDLQLAGHRVILAHPERTRVFQDNPNLLIPLIERGVVVQITAASLVGWHGQRLQDITTQMVYHNLAQIIASDAHAPTGARAPAMREAFQVATQLVGEHRARRMVEELPHLLLSDAQIPLAEPYFIQPQKQRWWRRR; this is encoded by the coding sequence ATGTACGATTTACACTGTCATATTCTGCCTGGTATTGATGATGGCCCTGCCGATTGGAGTGGTTCGTTAGCAATTGCCCGCGCCTTAGTTGCCGAAGGTGTGACCTGTGTTGCCGCTACTCCACACGGGCCTGGTTCTTCGCAATCGCGGATCTATCTGCCATCACGCTTGCGCGATTTGGTGGTGCAACTGCGCGAATATTTGCAACGCGCCAAATTAGGCTTACAAGTCGTTTTAGGCACTGAAATGGTGGTTGCCAGCGATTTGACCGAACGTTTGCGTCAAGGTGATCTCTTGGGCTATGGCACGAGTCGCGCTGTTTTATTAGAAACTCCCGCGCATATTGTGATTGAACATCTGCAACGTTCGATTTTTGATTTACAACTAGCAGGCCATCGGGTCATTCTAGCCCACCCCGAACGTACTCGTGTCTTTCAAGATAATCCTAATCTGTTGATCCCATTAATTGAGCGTGGCGTAGTCGTTCAAATAACCGCTGCTAGTTTGGTTGGTTGGCACGGTCAGCGCTTGCAAGATATCACAACTCAAATGGTTTATCATAATTTGGCCCAAATTATTGCTAGCGATGCCCATGCGCCCACTGGTGCGCGTGCTCCCGCTATGCGCGAGGCCTTTCAGGTGGCAACCCAATTGGTTGGTGAACATCGGGCGCGACGGATGGTCGAAGAATTGCCCCATTTGCTGCTGTCTGATGCCCAGATCCCTCTGGCTGAACCCTATTTCATCCAGCCGCAAAAGCAACGTTGGTGGCGACGACGCTAG
- a CDS encoding caspase family protein has protein sequence MPNRLLVVAIGVSVYANPAIPPLPTCRDDAQVFLNALRPLSTQPLLERVLFDDQATKANIQATLEWLAGEVSVDDLAIVYYSGHGASFDDDNGDESDGKEEFLCPYECGLEQGVGSFVRDDELRVWLTPIREKAPLLVVLDACHSGTGAMAPAGLIAKELPAGLVKQIIGNATIPASAGGDPIPANQVLLAGCQDSEQSYILPGEPNSLFTAKLVEQIAAGQTTDIQALFEATYNAVLDASDLAGIQQTPKISNGLNAPLALRSA, from the coding sequence ATGCCAAATCGTTTGCTGGTCGTGGCAATTGGAGTTAGTGTCTATGCCAATCCGGCGATTCCACCGTTGCCAACCTGCCGTGATGATGCCCAAGTTTTTTTGAATGCGCTGCGACCCTTGAGCACTCAGCCCTTACTTGAGCGAGTCTTGTTTGATGATCAAGCCACCAAAGCCAATATTCAGGCGACCTTGGAATGGTTGGCGGGCGAAGTCTCCGTTGATGATCTGGCGATTGTCTATTATTCAGGCCATGGAGCCAGCTTCGACGACGATAATGGTGACGAGAGCGATGGTAAAGAGGAGTTTTTGTGTCCGTATGAATGTGGCTTGGAGCAAGGTGTAGGCAGTTTTGTGCGCGATGATGAATTACGCGTTTGGCTGACCCCAATTCGTGAAAAAGCCCCGTTATTGGTGGTGCTCGACGCTTGCCATAGTGGCACAGGCGCGATGGCTCCAGCAGGCTTGATCGCCAAAGAATTACCAGCAGGCTTGGTTAAGCAAATTATTGGCAATGCCACGATTCCTGCTAGCGCTGGTGGCGATCCAATTCCTGCCAATCAAGTGCTTTTGGCTGGCTGCCAAGATAGCGAACAATCCTACATTTTGCCTGGTGAGCCAAACTCGTTATTCACAGCCAAGTTGGTCGAGCAAATCGCCGCTGGCCAAACTACTGATATTCAAGCCCTATTTGAAGCAACCTATAATGCCGTGCTCGATGCTAGCGATCTAGCGGGCATTCAGCAAACCCCGAAGATTAGTAATGGGCTGAATGCGCCGCTTGCACTGCGATCAGCCTAA
- the recA gene encoding recombinase RecA, with translation MAISPEKEKALAAALSQIDRQFGKGAIMRMSDQRLSIEAIPTGSIALDLALGVGGIPRGRVIEIYGPESSGKTTLTQHIVAETQKMGGVAAFIDAEHAFDPVYAANCGVNVEDLLVSQPDTGEQALEICETLVRSGAIDVIVVDSVAALVPRAEIEGDMGDSHVGLQARLMSQALRKLSGAVSKSRTALIFINQLRMKIGVMFGNPETTTGGNALKFYASVRLDIRKVESIKQGQDVTGARARVKVVKNKVAPPFRQAEFDIMYNEGISREGNIVDVGVTMEILRKSGAWFYLGDDRLGQGRENAKQFLKDNPALADEIEKMIRAASPGAPTAKVIVGAAAANGAAPADDGDGIFDDE, from the coding sequence ATGGCAATCTCACCCGAAAAAGAAAAGGCTCTGGCCGCCGCCCTCAGTCAGATTGATCGCCAATTTGGTAAAGGCGCAATTATGCGTATGAGCGATCAACGCTTATCGATCGAAGCAATTCCAACTGGCTCAATCGCGCTCGATTTGGCGCTTGGGGTTGGCGGGATTCCCCGGGGTCGGGTGATTGAAATTTATGGTCCAGAAAGCTCAGGGAAAACCACCCTGACCCAACATATTGTGGCCGAAACCCAAAAAATGGGTGGCGTTGCGGCCTTTATCGATGCTGAACATGCTTTTGATCCCGTTTATGCCGCCAATTGTGGGGTCAACGTTGAAGACTTGTTGGTCTCACAACCTGACACTGGCGAGCAAGCGCTTGAAATTTGCGAAACCTTGGTGCGCTCAGGCGCAATCGATGTGATTGTGGTTGACTCGGTAGCAGCGCTCGTACCACGCGCCGAAATTGAAGGCGACATGGGCGATTCACACGTTGGTTTGCAAGCCCGTTTGATGTCGCAAGCCTTGCGCAAGCTCTCGGGCGCTGTCTCCAAATCACGCACTGCTTTGATTTTCATCAACCAATTGCGGATGAAAATCGGTGTGATGTTTGGTAACCCTGAAACCACCACTGGCGGCAATGCACTCAAATTCTATGCCTCGGTGCGTTTAGATATTCGCAAAGTTGAAAGTATCAAGCAAGGTCAAGATGTGACTGGCGCTCGTGCACGGGTCAAAGTTGTTAAAAATAAAGTTGCACCACCTTTCCGCCAAGCTGAGTTCGATATTATGTATAACGAAGGCATCTCGCGCGAAGGCAATATCGTTGATGTTGGTGTGACCATGGAAATTCTGCGCAAGAGCGGGGCTTGGTTCTACCTTGGCGATGATCGCTTGGGCCAAGGCCGCGAAAATGCTAAACAATTCCTCAAAGATAATCCAGCTTTAGCCGATGAAATCGAAAAGATGATTCGGGCGGCTTCACCAGGTGCGCCTACCGCCAAGGTTATTGTTGGGGCGGCGGCTGCCAACGGTGCTGCGCCTGCCGATGATGGCGATGGGATTTTCGACGACGAATAG
- a CDS encoding STAS domain-containing protein has product MVMRLQAWLQRLPQQHVVERRQAMLLQHMVLTLILVSAIGVITAPITSGSSNQMLLAAVCYGVMGLSSLLVLWRIRFNALQQAILILLSNFLIQLLISFWAIGVYTQAVGFTLVSFSMPIVLAGLLSNRRVVLAMTSLSLTIFLLIGLAESRGLAGKLLLPINLQAIVGTFSLLTILQAVIVDRFGSNLRHTLHEALERDAKLNQLRDSLEITVNERTTSLSQALAELEQRELDLQHTLATLQHSKQIFTQLSTPVLPILPRILVIPLVGEVSGERAEAFAENIFNAIEANKAHTIILDVTGVTTIDTFIGKALLHIAGTVRFLEVRTILVGLRPEVAETLIALHINFPAIQTFANLEQAVLSLINQRLELN; this is encoded by the coding sequence ATGGTTATGCGCTTGCAAGCCTGGCTTCAACGTTTGCCCCAACAACATGTGGTCGAACGTCGCCAAGCCATGTTGCTACAACATATGGTACTCACGCTAATCCTAGTTTCGGCGATTGGAGTTATTACCGCACCCATTACTAGCGGCTCCTCGAATCAAATGCTGTTGGCAGCGGTTTGCTATGGTGTGATGGGCTTGAGTTCGTTGTTGGTGCTATGGCGGATTCGCTTTAATGCCCTGCAACAAGCAATTTTGATTTTACTCAGCAATTTTCTCATCCAATTGTTGATTTCATTTTGGGCAATTGGTGTGTATACCCAAGCGGTTGGCTTTACACTAGTTTCATTCTCGATGCCAATTGTCTTAGCTGGGTTGTTGAGCAATCGGCGAGTTGTTTTAGCTATGACCAGCCTATCGCTGACGATTTTTCTGCTAATCGGTTTGGCAGAATCGCGTGGCTTAGCGGGTAAATTGTTGTTGCCAATTAATCTTCAAGCAATTGTTGGTACATTTAGCTTGCTAACAATTCTTCAGGCAGTGATTGTTGATCGCTTTGGTAGCAACCTACGCCACACCTTGCACGAAGCCTTAGAGCGTGATGCTAAACTGAACCAATTACGCGATTCATTGGAAATCACGGTTAACGAGCGAACCACTAGCCTGAGTCAAGCGCTGGCCGAGCTTGAACAACGCGAGCTTGATTTACAGCATACCTTAGCTACATTGCAACATAGCAAACAGATTTTTACCCAGCTCAGCACCCCAGTCTTGCCAATTTTGCCACGAATTTTGGTTATTCCCTTGGTTGGCGAGGTTTCGGGCGAACGCGCTGAAGCTTTTGCTGAAAACATTTTCAATGCAATTGAAGCCAACAAAGCCCATACAATCATTCTTGATGTAACTGGCGTAACCACCATCGATACCTTTATTGGTAAGGCTTTGCTACATATCGCTGGAACTGTGCGTTTTCTTGAGGTTCGCACTATTTTGGTCGGTTTACGGCCCGAAGTTGCCGAAACGCTGATCGCACTCCACATCAATTTCCCAGCAATTCAGACCTTTGCAAATCTTGAACAAGCAGTTTTATCGCTGATTAATCAACGGCTGGAATTGAATTAG